The Synechococcus sp. CC9605 sequence GGCCAGTTCCTTGCAATCGATTCGTTCGTCTTAAGCCAGTTGATCCGCTCTTCAGCCCGAAGGCCTTCACCAAAAACCCCTGAGATCGAACAAAGAACTGCTGCTGCAACACCTGCGGTGAGACCTGTCTTTGTAAGGGGCATAACCATGGGTGGAACTCAGTCAGCAGCCAAATGGACGACAATCTTCCCGCATAATGCGATCCAGGGATATGGACCATGACGCAGACCGGACCATCAGCGCAGAGTGACGTCCTGCTTCCTCACGGTTGGCGAGACGCCAATCACACGAGCAGCATGTTGTTCCGCCTCGACGGTCTAGAGCTTCATCTGATCCCCGGAGAAAAATTTAAAGTCGTCGCAGATGCCGTTGGCACACTGCGGGAATCCACCTACCGCCAACAGCTCTCCGGGTCAGGCAACACCCGGGACCTCGATGGCCGCGACTCGGCTTATGACCATCTGATCCTGTTGGAGCCCAGCAGCGGAGCCCTCGCCGGGTCCGCCCGGTTGCAATTCGTTCCTCAATTCATGGCCGCCGAGGAGCTCCCTGGTAGCCAACAGTCCTACCTGGAGCACGTCTATCCCGGCATCAAAGCGACGCTGGCGCAGCAAACACATCACGTGGAGATCGGTCGGGTTGCTCTAGCCCCACGATTTCAGCGCCAACCGCACTCTCTGATGGCTTTGTTCCGCGGAGGCCTCCTGATCGCAGCCCACTCGGGATTCAGCATCCTGCACGGATTGGTCTCTTACAACCACTTCGCCCACAGCGATGCCGTCAATGCAGCCTTTCTCAGTGCGTTGATGCGCCCTCCTTATCGCAGAACGAGCCCGGCATTACCGCCACCACGACACCCGATCAACGCCATCCAGCCACGTAACACCCCCCACCCGATCAGCAACGTTCAGGCATTAGAGCTGGCTATCCGACAGGACCACAGCGAAGACTTCCGTCTTCCTGTGCTGTTGCGCCAGTATTTCAACCTGATGGAAGCCAAGGTCTGCGACCTCTCCTTGGCACGGGATTTCAACCAGATCACGGAAATTTTGATGGCCGCCGATCTCTCACGCTTGCCGAAGGATCGCCTGGCCTTCTTCATCGACGTTGATCATCAACCCGTCTACCAGCAATTCAGCTGGTACCGAGGCAAGTGATAAACGAAGCGGCACTGGTACTTTGGCTGGATCAAAAGGTTGGTGGTGTTGAGAGAGGGATCTCCCGATAAGCAAGAGCTAGAGGGCCGCCTCGTCGAGATCCTGCATCGCATTTCCGGCGCCGACCCTGCAGCGATCACCCCGGATGCCCGTCTGATGGAAGACATCGGAATTGATTCCTTGGGGTTTTACGAAATCCTGATCGAGGCCGACACCTGTTTCGGTATTCGTATCCAGGAGGAGCAACTCCTGCAATTCAAGACGGTGGGTGATATTCAGAACCATCTGGCATCGCTCGATATCGATCCCCCCAACGCCCAAACCGCCTAACCATGGCAGTACGGCAGCACATCTCCCAGCGGGTCTCGATCGTGGGCTGGGGTTCCGTATCACCCCTGGGCTGTGACGCCGAATCAACCTGGGAAAGCGTCCTGGCGGAGCGCTCCGGCATCAGCTCCCTGACGGCAGACTGGAGCAAAGATCTACCGGTACGCATTTCTGGATGCGTGCCCGTTGCCGCCACCCAATCCCTTGAGCCTCTGCTGCAACGGCGCTCTGACCGCTGCGCACAACTGGGTTTGCTGGCTGCTCGAAAGGCCTGGGCCATGGCCTCAGCAGCCATCGGAAGCATTGACCCAGCCCGAGTTGCTGTGGTGCTGGGGACCGGGATCGGCGGACTCCACACCATGCATGAACAGCACAATCAGCTGACCCACGGAGGGCCGGCACGGGTCAATCCACTCACCGTGCCAATGCTGATCCCTGATGCGGCTTCTGGCCAAGTAGCCATCGACCTAGGCCTTCACGGAGGTGCGCACACCCCAGTCTCGGCCTGCGCGTCGGGAGCTGAGGCAATGATGCTGGCCCAGATGCTGCTCAACGACAAGCGTGCCGATCTCGTGCTGGCCGGCGGCACCGAAGCACCCGTGAACCGGCTTGGGCTTGTCGGCTTCTCGGCCATGAGGGCTCTCTCCTGCAGAAACGATGCCCCTGAGCAGGCGTCCCGGCCTTACGGCAAAGACCGTGACGGGTTCGTGCTTTCGGAAGGAGCAGGAGTCCTAGCGATGATGCGAGAGGAAGACACCCCAAGAGGTTCAGCTCTTGGCTGGCAACTCGCCTGCGGCAGCAGCAGCGACGGCCATCACATCGTGGCACCAGAACCCCAAGGGATCCAGGCGAGTCGAGCCATTGAAGATGCTCTCAATCGTGCCGGAATTGAACCGCGGGATCTGTGCGCCGTTCAGGCCCACGCCACCGGCACCGTTCTGGGTGACCTCGCTGAAGCACGCTCCCTCCGAAGGAGTCTCGGACATGCCGCTGACCACCTCCCCGTGTTTGCACCCAAGGGACAACTCGGGCATTTACTGGGAGCAGCAGGAGCGGTTGAGGCAATCATTGGGATTCAAGCCCTTCACAAAGGAATACTTCCAAGAACGATCAATTCAGACCCTCTAGATCCAGAAATCAACATCAATGTAACGACAGAAAAGCCTGTCAAATTAAAAAATACAAGCAAAGAACAATTTATGCTGAAAAATTCATTTGGATTTGGTGGTCACAATATCAGCATTGTTCTTTCCTCGAGCAGTAAAAATCTATAACCGCAGGCTCAAATGACTTCTTTGGCAGACTGACTGGTATGGAATCTAAATCTTCCTCATAGAGCGAGCACGTTATCTCTGCCTCTGGAGCCATCAAGCGCTTCACCAAAATCGCAAAAGGACTGTAAAGATCATTTCTCGAAAGGCCAATATCTCCATATCTAAACACCCAAGGCGCAATACGTGTTGAAAATTTTCTTGCGAGAACTTGTGGGCTTCTTGAGGCACGCTGATAAATCGATGTCACAAGCGAGCCATTCGGGGCAATAATCATTTGCCCGTGCGTTGACATGACGTCGAAAGACTTCAAAACAGATGCTCGCCTAGACTCCGAATCCATATGATCAAGAAGAATATGACCAGCGTTGCTGGCACAACGGTCAAAAAAAGGCAATATTTTTCCAAGATGCGAACTTGCTGTCGTGATACTAGGAATCCTCAAATAGCCCTGAATAATGAAGACATCCAAGGGGTTTTCATGATTATAGATATGAACATATCCTCTCGCTGGTACCGACCAATCAAAATTGGACTTGACAACAACATTTACACCCAAAGATTTTAATAGTTGACGTGAAAAAACTGATGACAACAGGGAAGCAGATTTTTTGTAGCCCAGCACCAGCAACGGGAGCTGAGCCAAATAAGCAAGATACGCACTAAGAAGCAAAAAAAGACGTGCAAACAACCTACTAAAGACAGTGATTAGTCTCATACAATCGATAAAATTGACACTTTAATCGACATCAACTAAAAAACATCGACTCAACTTTCATCACAAATTCTTCGGCATTCATACCTGAAGGACAGTTGATAGCAGACGAACGAGCTCGTCTAGCCCTGACAAGCAAGACCGGCGAAGCGAGACGAGAACAAAAAAGTCTCAAGAATTTATCCACAGTGTTAATATTAAAATCAACGCTGTTTTCATAAACAAAAATCCAAGGAACGATCAACAAATTGCATGAACGACAAACGGACCAAAAACTCTTCACAAGCTCTCGATTATTCGCAGCAAAGGGAATGCAAATTTGCCTACCCCCGACACACAGATCAGTATAAGAATTTATATTCTCATTACTTTCGTCAATCGACAGATCAACACCAGAACATCTCTCGAAACGCAAATTTCCTGAATCTGCAAACAAAGTGTTTAGCCCAAAAGAACCCCGAGCAACGAGCAAATCAAACCAGCTGGATTGATCATAAACTTGAATAATGTTGAATCCAACACGCTCACAAACCTGACTGTCATCAACAATCACCTGGACGCCAAGGGATCGCAACAGGAACGCTGACAGAATTGAAAATAATTTGTCAGCAGAATCACGCCATTTCATCCACACACATACATTCATCAGCGCGAACAAAGCCAGAGCCAAGGTGAGACAGAAAAGTCGGCAGAAAATTCTCCCTAACAACTGCAAGGCATTAACTGAATTTTCAGGAATTAAGACCGGCAGGCGTGGGCTGGGGGGGAGCTGACGGGCCTCCGGACCGATTGGGAAGGTGGTGCGGAAGGGGAAGTCCCCATCGAAATTGCCATTCACCTGGGTGGTGAGCACCAGATGGTTATAGAAGCGATAGAACAGGGCTCGATTGCTAGGCTGAGGATCACACCAAAAGCCGTCGAGAGGTTTCTGATCCGTCAATCCCTCCAGGTTGTAGAAGGTGTGCCCCATCGTCTTGGTGGGCACCGCATGGAACAGGGCTTGCAGCCCCACGGTGCTATTCACCGTGATCACCCCACGGCAAGTGCGCAGATAGCGGCTGAGGGGGCCATCGTGGAAGTAGTGCACCCGGCCTGTGACGCCGTATTGCTTAGCAAGCAGACGGATTAAAGAGGCGTAGTTGTTGTAGCCCCGATCCCGGGGATGGTGCTTGAAGGCCAGGTGGTCGGAGGCGTGCGCATGGCCGGCAAAGGATCGAATCACGTCTTCGATGAAGTCGTGCATGCCCCGGTAAGGCGACCCCATCTGAATCTGGGAATCACTGGAGACCTGCAGAACAGCCAGGAAGAACGAGCAGTGTTCAAGCAACCGCTGCTTCACCGATTGTTCCTGCCAGCGGTAAAGCCAGTAGCGCCAGCTTCCACGCACTTGACACCAGAGAAACCTGGGCGAGGGCTGAAGTTTGTGCTCACCCTCGATGATCGGGTAGCGGGTGAAGGCGTGCTGAATGAACGTCGGGGCCTTCCAGGCTTTGCGCCAGCGCCAACCGGGATCAAGAACGATGTTCTGGGGCAGCTGGTCGCAGGGGGGCAGCTCCCGATAAAAAATCGCTGGCTTGTTGAGATTGGAGCGGGCATTGACCCGATCCCGCTCGAGAGTCACATAGTTGGGGCGCAGATAACCCAGCTCAAACACCCAGGCCTCAACCCCAAGGTTGCGTGCTTCTTCAATGGCGATTCGATGGGGAATGATGAAATCGCCATACATAAAAATGTGGCGAATGCCCCGTTCCTCAATCAGCCGACGCAGGAAGGGACGCCAGCTGTCCATCCCCTTGCTGTAAGACACACAAACATCGGCCGGGAAGCCGAATTCCCTCAGGGGGAACGCCACCTTGGTCACCGGGATGCCACAGCCCTGCAGGTAGCGGCAGAAACGAGCAAAGAACAGACCGATGGGGCCCATCAACAGCAGCACAGGCCCGTCGATTCGCACCTGTACGAGAGCTGGCGCCCGTCCCCTGCCCAAACTGCAACCCGCCCATCAATGGACAAAATCCTGACACGGCTCAACGGCGCCGAAGCCGTCCCCAGTGGCGGAAGAGGGCCTGCACAAGTGTGCGCCGCTGCGGAGGAGCGGCACGCCAAGCCACCAGTTCATCGATAGCCTGCTCGGGGGTGATGAACCAGCCGCTGTTTCGGCTGACGTAACGGGGATAGTCGATCAGGGCGGCATGAACCAGCTCGTCCAAAGAAAGCTGCCGCTGACGACGACCGCAACGCTCGAAGTCGTGGGTCAGACCCCAGCCGGCATAGAACGGCAGGCCCCAGCAATGCACCTCAAGACCGCGCAGCAACGCCTCAAACCCTGCCAGGGAGGTGAGCACATGCAGTGCATCGATCTGGGTGAACAGCTGCTGGATCGACCCCTGGGGCAGCACCTCATCGCAGAGCGCAGCGGCGGCGTCTTCGCCGGCACCGGCACGGCAGAGCCCTGCCACCACATCGGGATGCGGTTTGTACACCAGGTAGGCCTCAGGCTCCGCTGCCCGCACCGCTTCCAACAACGCCCTGTTGGTACGCAGCCCGGGGGCGCCGTAGCGGATCGAGGCATCGCTTTCCACCTGACCGATCACCAACACCACCCGGTGCGCTCCAGCAGGACGAAGCCAAGGTTCCGCCTGCAGGTTGTATTTGGTGATCGCCTCCTGCACCAACCGCTGACGCAACGCCGCGGCCCGCTGGCATTGGGCCGACGTCCACCGCTGCGTCGCCAGGAGCGATTCCAGATCGCTCGGCCGGGTGGCGTCGTAATAAACGCCTTGGTGATCCACCACCCAGGACACCGGATCCACCAGATCAGCCCCGAGTCCAACCGAGCGCAGAAAGCCGTCCTCCACCTGCAGCACCGGCAGCTGCCGCCGCGCCGCAGCCTCAAGCAACCGCGGCTTGGCACGGCGACCCCAGACCACCACAGCATCAACACCTTGGGGAATCCGTCGCCATGGAGCGCGAAAGCGCAGCTGACTGCCCGCCAGAAAGCGGCGCAGGTTGCGCTGTTTCCAGGGGGTGAAGCCGAAGGCCACACAGCGCCGAGGCTGTTGGGCCTGGAGGCGCCGCTGCAAGCCGATCGCACCCATCAAGGTTTCGATACGACAGGGCTGATGGAGCTGGGGATCGATGCAGCGGCAGGCTCCCACCAGAACGGCATGCACCAGGGCCTCCAGACTGGCCCCCTGGCGTCGCCGGGCCGGGGCGTCGCATCGGTCATGGGTCAGCCCCCAGCCGCCGTAAAACGGCATGCCGAAGCAGTGCACCGGGCGACCCCAAAGCAAAGCCTCAAACCCCATCTGGGAGGTGACCACATAGACCGCCCGTGCCCGCTCGAGCAGACGGGCCGGATGGCCACCGTCCGCACTGAGACGAACACGGGGGTGAGCCAGATCTTCGGCGGTGAAATGGCCCCTGGAACGCCCGGAGATCACATCCGGATGCACCTTCACCACCACCGTGCAGTCTGGATGGTCCT is a genomic window containing:
- a CDS encoding GNAT family N-acyltransferase: MTQTGPSAQSDVLLPHGWRDANHTSSMLFRLDGLELHLIPGEKFKVVADAVGTLRESTYRQQLSGSGNTRDLDGRDSAYDHLILLEPSSGALAGSARLQFVPQFMAAEELPGSQQSYLEHVYPGIKATLAQQTHHVEIGRVALAPRFQRQPHSLMALFRGGLLIAAHSGFSILHGLVSYNHFAHSDAVNAAFLSALMRPPYRRTSPALPPPRHPINAIQPRNTPHPISNVQALELAIRQDHSEDFRLPVLLRQYFNLMEAKVCDLSLARDFNQITEILMAADLSRLPKDRLAFFIDVDHQPVYQQFSWYRGK
- a CDS encoding acyl carrier protein, yielding MVLREGSPDKQELEGRLVEILHRISGADPAAITPDARLMEDIGIDSLGFYEILIEADTCFGIRIQEEQLLQFKTVGDIQNHLASLDIDPPNAQTA
- a CDS encoding beta-ketoacyl-[acyl-carrier-protein] synthase family protein codes for the protein MAVRQHISQRVSIVGWGSVSPLGCDAESTWESVLAERSGISSLTADWSKDLPVRISGCVPVAATQSLEPLLQRRSDRCAQLGLLAARKAWAMASAAIGSIDPARVAVVLGTGIGGLHTMHEQHNQLTHGGPARVNPLTVPMLIPDAASGQVAIDLGLHGGAHTPVSACASGAEAMMLAQMLLNDKRADLVLAGGTEAPVNRLGLVGFSAMRALSCRNDAPEQASRPYGKDRDGFVLSEGAGVLAMMREEDTPRGSALGWQLACGSSSDGHHIVAPEPQGIQASRAIEDALNRAGIEPRDLCAVQAHATGTVLGDLAEARSLRRSLGHAADHLPVFAPKGQLGHLLGAAGAVEAIIGIQALHKGILPRTINSDPLDPEININVTTEKPVKLKNTSKEQFMLKNSFGFGGHNISIVLSSSSKNL
- a CDS encoding 1-acyl-sn-glycerol-3-phosphate acyltransferase, with product MFARLFLLLSAYLAYLAQLPLLVLGYKKSASLLSSVFSRQLLKSLGVNVVVKSNFDWSVPARGYVHIYNHENPLDVFIIQGYLRIPSITTASSHLGKILPFFDRCASNAGHILLDHMDSESRRASVLKSFDVMSTHGQMIIAPNGSLVTSIYQRASRSPQVLARKFSTRIAPWVFRYGDIGLSRNDLYSPFAILVKRLMAPEAEITCSLYEEDLDSIPVSLPKKSFEPAVIDFYCSRKEQC
- a CDS encoding capsular biosynthesis protein codes for the protein MGPIGLFFARFCRYLQGCGIPVTKVAFPLREFGFPADVCVSYSKGMDSWRPFLRRLIEERGIRHIFMYGDFIIPHRIAIEEARNLGVEAWVFELGYLRPNYVTLERDRVNARSNLNKPAIFYRELPPCDQLPQNIVLDPGWRWRKAWKAPTFIQHAFTRYPIIEGEHKLQPSPRFLWCQVRGSWRYWLYRWQEQSVKQRLLEHCSFFLAVLQVSSDSQIQMGSPYRGMHDFIEDVIRSFAGHAHASDHLAFKHHPRDRGYNNYASLIRLLAKQYGVTGRVHYFHDGPLSRYLRTCRGVITVNSTVGLQALFHAVPTKTMGHTFYNLEGLTDQKPLDGFWCDPQPSNRALFYRFYNHLVLTTQVNGNFDGDFPFRTTFPIGPEARQLPPSPRLPVLIPENSVNALQLLGRIFCRLFCLTLALALFALMNVCVWMKWRDSADKLFSILSAFLLRSLGVQVIVDDSQVCERVGFNIIQVYDQSSWFDLLVARGSFGLNTLFADSGNLRFERCSGVDLSIDESNENINSYTDLCVGGRQICIPFAANNRELVKSFWSVCRSCNLLIVPWIFVYENSVDFNINTVDKFLRLFCSRLASPVLLVRARRARSSAINCPSGMNAEEFVMKVESMFFS
- a CDS encoding capsular polysaccharide biosynthesis protein — its product is MTRPAALRLGVPARGMLAHRTLAQLLSPDRLVPGRRRDVDVLLAWGRRPSALRVERLARQWDLPVWHLEDGLLRSVAKGREHPPLALLVDELGVHFDATAPSRIEQLIAAPITVTEANRARALQRLWCEQRLSKVNPPREAEAPQESYVLVVDQSAGDRSIALGLADASCFQRMLKAALQDHPDCTVVVKVHPDVISGRSRGHFTAEDLAHPRVRLSADGGHPARLLERARAVYVVTSQMGFEALLWGRPVHCFGMPFYGGWGLTHDRCDAPARRRQGASLEALVHAVLVGACRCIDPQLHQPCRIETLMGAIGLQRRLQAQQPRRCVAFGFTPWKQRNLRRFLAGSQLRFRAPWRRIPQGVDAVVVWGRRAKPRLLEAAARRQLPVLQVEDGFLRSVGLGADLVDPVSWVVDHQGVYYDATRPSDLESLLATQRWTSAQCQRAAALRQRLVQEAITKYNLQAEPWLRPAGAHRVVLVIGQVESDASIRYGAPGLRTNRALLEAVRAAEPEAYLVYKPHPDVVAGLCRAGAGEDAAAALCDEVLPQGSIQQLFTQIDALHVLTSLAGFEALLRGLEVHCWGLPFYAGWGLTHDFERCGRRQRQLSLDELVHAALIDYPRYVSRNSGWFITPEQAIDELVAWRAAPPQRRTLVQALFRHWGRLRRR